The genomic region TTATTGAGGATCAGTGCGCCATCGTTTTCGAGGGAGAATTGGAAGGTATTCTGGGTGTCATCGGTGTAGGAAAGGCTTACTTTGGCATAGGTTTTTCCGTATTTTAGGGCGTTGGACAGCAGATTGCTGATAATTTTGGTGAAAGCCTCTTTATCTACTTGGGCAAAGAGTTCTTTCTCGGGCAATGAGAGGTGTAGCTGCATCTGCTGTTGCTCGGCGAAGGAGGTAAAGCGAGCGGCAGTTTCGCGCACTAAGGAGGTGATGTTGTGTACTTTGAGGTCGAGTACGTAGAGGTTGGCTTCGGTTTTGCGGAAGTCTAAAAGTTGATTGGTGAGGTAGAGAAGGCGGTCGGTATTTTTGTCCATAATAATGAGGTTATCCACCACTTCATCAGGGAGATTTTTTTCTTTTAGGACGTTCTCTAAGGGGGCTTTGATCAGCGATAGGGGGGTACGTATCTCGTGGGCTATATTGGTAAAGAAGTCGATCTTTGAGGCGTAAAGCTCTTTTTCCTTATCCTTTTCAAAGCGTTTCATTTTCTGTTTTTGGCGTTTTACCCCCTGTCGATGCATATAATAGACCACTGCGGCAAGCAGTGCTATGGCACAGAGTACGTAGGAGAGGTATGCCCACCAAGTGCGGTAGAAGGGACGCTCGATCCGTATCGTCAAGGACTTTATAACCTCGTGCTCAGCGCTGTCTTCGCCAGCGAAGGCGATTAGCAGGCGATAAGTGCCATAAGGCAGATGGGTGTATTGTATGGTATTGTGCTGAGGGGTATGCCATTGGGTGTCGTAGCCTTCGAGACGGTAGATGATGTTTTTGACGTTGATGCCAGTGTAGTCCAAGAGGGCGTATTGTAGTTCAATAGCATTTTTGTCGTAAGGCAGTGTTACGGCTTGGGTATACTGAATGCTCTGTTGCAGGGGCGAGTGGGCATTGGAGGGGCTTACGGGGTAGTTATTGACTAAGAAGTCGGTAAAGGCAAGCGAGGGGTTATGGTTGATCTCTTCGAAGGTAGCGGGGTGAAAGCGCACAAAGCCATCGACAGAACCGAAGTAGAGCGTGCCATCGTCTTCTTTGTAACTCGATTTGTAGTTGAATTGGTTTGTTTTCAGTCCGTTGTGTATGGTGTAGTTCTTAAAGGTTTGTGCAGCGGGATTGAAGCGTATGATGCCTCCGTTGGTCGAGAGCCATAGGTAGCCCTCGTTGTCTTCTTGTATTTGATATACGACGTCGTTAGCCAGCCCATTGAGGGTATTGAAGGGGGTAAAGGAAGCGTTTTGTGGATTGAAACGTGCAAAGCCTGCGCCTTCGGTAGTGATCCAGATTTGCTTTTTAGAGTCCTCAAAAAGGCTGGTGGTCTTGTCATAAGGGAGACTACGGGGGTCTTTGGGGTTATGGAGGAAATGCTGCCAATGGTCTGTGGCGGGGTTGTATACAAAAAGACCTTTGTGGAAGGTTGCCACATAGATATTGCCATCGGAGAGCTGTTTGATGTCTTGTACGGCAATGCCATCGAATTGCTTTACGGTTGTGAATTGCTCGGTGAGGGTGTTGAAGGTGTTTATCCCTGATAGGGTGCCGATCCAGAGGGTGTTGTGTTTGTCCTTACAGAGGGCAAACACACTGTTCTGCACGATGGTAGGGGGGCTATCGAATTGGGTGTAAGTGGTGAGTTTTCCGGTGTGGAGGTCATAGCGATTGAGTCCTTTTGAGAAGGTGCTGATCCAGAGGTAGCGGTCGCTGTCGTTATAGAGGGCGTGGATATTGGTGTAGAGGTTTTTAAGGGCTGTGGGTATGGGGAGGAAAGCGCGGGTAGCGGGGTCGAAGAGGTTGAGCCCTTTGTCTTCTGTACCAATCCAGAGGTGATTGTCAGAGGCTTTGCAGAACTCGCGTACGCGATTGCCACTGATACTGTTGGAATTGTTAAGCGCATAGAAGAGTTCAAAGCCTGCGTTTAGATTGGGATAGTAGTTTACGCCGCCGAAGTACGTACCGATCCATATACCGTTATGGCGGTCTTTATAGAGGGAATAGATGGCGTTGTCGGAGAGGGAATGGGCGATAGCGTGATCGTGTTGGAGGTTTGTGTATTGCCCAGAGGCAGTGTCGTAAATATAGATACCCGATTCGGTGCCGATCCAGAGGGTTTTATCTCCTAAGGGGAGCAGTGCTCGTGCGAAGAGGGTGTTGCCTTGGTTGTCTTTTCCTAAGAGTGTCTTGTAAGTGCCGCTGAGCGTATTGATACTTATGACTCCTTTTTGTGAGGTTGCCAAAATAAGTTCGTTGAAGGGGGTAATCACAGCGGCTGATACTTCGCCTAATTGGTATAGCAATTGAGGGGCAGAGGGTAAAGAGAATTTAGATATGCTTTTTGTTTTCTTGTTGATGCGCAGGAAGGGTTGCGCATAAGGCAATACCCACATATCGCCGTTTTTGCCCGCACAGAGGGTAAGGAGGTTGAGGCTACCTTTTTTGTTCTGGCTAATGGGGTAAAAGAGGAGCTTTTCGGTGCGCAGGGTGTAGTGAAATACGCCTTTTTCTTCTACGGCAATCCAGATATCGCCATCATTGTCAGCGACCATATCGCTTACCCTGCCTGCGATAGATTTGCGGTCATCGGTTTGTTTAGCGAAGCGTGTAAAGGTTTCTTTTTTAGGGTTATAGATATAGACGCCTTGATCGGTAGCCACCCAGAGGTTGTCGTCAGGGGTTTGTAGGATACGTCTGAAAACATTGTCGCTGAGGTCGCTTTCGAGAGGGAAGCGAAAGGTTTTGAAGGTATTGCCATCAAAGCGATTGAGTCCGTCCTTAGTACCGAACCACATAAAGCCTTGCCGGTCTTGAAAGATAGCGTATACGGTGTTTTGAGAGAGCCCACTGTTGATGGTATAGTGTTTGAAACAGTATTCTTTGGAGAAGGCATAAAGGGACATCCCGCTGAGTAAGGAGAAGAGCAGGAAGAGGCAGCTTATGGCTTTTGTGATATTATTGGTTAATTGTTGTTGCATAAAAGTTCTTTGGGGTAATGGCTTTCACAAGGAAATAACCCCTGCCCCTTGAGAGAAGCAGGGGATAAGTGTATATTAATGGGTTATTAATGTGGGTGTCTGGTAATTAGGGTCGATAACGAGCCTATCGACACCATTGCGTGTTTCGAAGTGAGCAGAGGTGATATACATCTTTCGTGGATGGATTTCATTTTCGCTACTATGGGCGTGAAATACGATTTTGAGGTTTCCATCCTTGTCCTTGAAGGTAGCGCTATGTCCTACGCCTACTAAGCCTTTTGGTTTTTGCAAGAGAGGATTGTCAGGGTATTTTGTCCACTCGCCCATCGGGTTGGAGGCAGTAGCACAACCGATACCATAGAAGGGGCTTTCGTAGCTATTGGCTGAATAGGTGAGGTAGTAAAGACCTTTATGCTTTATCACAAAGGCACCTTCATTGACGCGAGGCCATACCTTCTCCCACTGTTGCGAAAGGTGAATGCAAGGATGGAGCGTTTCGCTCTTGAGGGTAGTAAGGTCAGGCTCGAGCTGTGCTACCCAGATATTCAGTCCATCATTAAAGCGGCTAAAGAACATATAAGGCGTACCGTCATCATCGATAAAGAGCGTGTTGTCAATGGCTTTTTCACCTTCGAGCATAGGTTTCTTTACGGTTTGGGTAAAGGGACCCAGCGGCGAGTCGGCAGTGGCAACAGCAATATGCTCCTCAGCTGAGTAATACATATAGAACTTACTGTTCACATAATACACCTCAGGTGCCCAAAAGGAGTGGTTGCCATAGACATCGTCTTTATAGAGTGCTAACTTATGCTTGCTGTTGGCGGTGCGTTTCCAAGTTTTCAAGTCTTTGGAAGTCAATACTTCTATGCCGTCTTCGGCGGCAGTACCATAAGCGTAATAAGTATCATTGTAGAGCATAATGAAAGGGTCTGCCAAAGGTACTAACACTTGAGAGGCTGGGGGTTTTATCTCTTCTGTGGAACTCTTTGTATTGGAGCAAGCTGCCATAAGCACAGCGGTTATTGCACAGATAAAGTTAAACTGTCTCATATTAGTAATTAGGATTTTGGGTTAATTTAGTGTTATTGTTTACCTCATCAGAAGGAATGGGTAGGCAAGCGTGCTTTCCAACGATAAAGTTGTTGAAGTCAGCATCTCTTGTTTTAAGTTCATCGATACCCGCTTGCGAATCTAAAAGTCCCCAACGCTTGAGGTCAGCCCACCGATGTCCTTCGGTACAGAGTTCCAATGTACGCTCGATTTGTATCCGTTTCAGGAAGGCATCTTTTGACTGTGTGGCAGCCAAGTGGTTCACTGCCAGCTGAGGCATATTTACCCTTGCCCTTACTCTGTCGACCAAGGCAACTGCTTTGGGCAAATCATTTGTTGTATTGGCAATACACTCTGCATACATCAGCAATACATCTGCAAAGCGGATGAGGCGTATATTGGTAGGGTTGTAGTAATCATCATTATCGCGGAAGTGTTCAGAGCTATATTTTCGGTAAAAGACACGACCTTTCCAATTCTGAGCATTCCAAATACCTGCATCAGCACCATCTAAACGGTAGCGGTAGATACGGTTATTATCGGCGAAATCAGTGTTCATCCCTTCGTAAAAAGCGGTGTACTTTAAGCGAATATCGTATTTGCCGCTAAGGTCTTTTTCCTTTTTAAATTCAGTAACTACCCAAGGGCGTATTTCACCATCTGTCCACCCTACACCCGGAGGAGCGAAGAACTGCCCTCTGTTGAGCCCGAGATTAGGGTCTACATCGAAGTCGCCGTCACCGGCAGGAGCCTTATGAACATCGGAGTACTGTATCTCAAAGACGGACTCCCTATTGTTTTCAGTAGTGGACAGGAAATTGTCCTGATAGTTAGCCACCAAGTCATAATATTGTTTTCCACCGCCTTCTACAAGCCAATAGAGGTCATCTTTAGCCTTTTCCCATTGGTGTTCTTGCATAAAGCATTTAGCCCGAAGCGCATAAGCAGCTCCTTTGGTAGCGCGTCCTTTCTCGGTAGCGCTCCATTGCTCAGGCAATAGCTCTACTGCTTTGGTCAGATCGGCAATAGCCTGCTCAAAAACCTTGTGCTGATTTACCCCTTGTGGCGTATCACCAGGCTCAGAAGGCACTAATACCATAGGGATACTATTGTTCTCACTGCCCCATAGAATAGCAAGATCGTAATAGTACAAGCCCCTGAGAAAGTAGGCTTGCCCTAAGAGTTTATTCTTAACTCCCTCATCCATCTTAATAGCAGGGATAGAAGCTAAGGCTTGGTTAGCACGGAAAATCGCTTCGTAACAATCGCGGTAAG from Capnocytophaga haemolytica harbors:
- a CDS encoding RagB/SusD family nutrient uptake outer membrane protein; translated protein: MKKKLFLPVLIMLTATLFNGCEVDVDNPNTLTKKTFWKTQRDAENGVNAVYNMFYKIGTYSRWMWFRFDLASDEGFSQSPWAELKEWTRFQYLNYNFWEGNSWTYRDCYEAIFRANQALASIPAIKMDEGVKNKLLGQAYFLRGLYYYDLAILWGSENNSIPMVLVPSEPGDTPQGVNQHKVFEQAIADLTKAVELLPEQWSATEKGRATKGAAYALRAKCFMQEHQWEKAKDDLYWLVEGGGKQYYDLVANYQDNFLSTTENNRESVFEIQYSDVHKAPAGDGDFDVDPNLGLNRGQFFAPPGVGWTDGEIRPWVVTEFKKEKDLSGKYDIRLKYTAFYEGMNTDFADNNRIYRYRLDGADAGIWNAQNWKGRVFYRKYSSEHFRDNDDYYNPTNIRLIRFADVLLMYAECIANTTNDLPKAVALVDRVRARVNMPQLAVNHLAATQSKDAFLKRIQIERTLELCTEGHRWADLKRWGLLDSQAGIDELKTRDADFNNFIVGKHACLPIPSDEVNNNTKLTQNPNY
- a CDS encoding hybrid sensor histidine kinase/response regulator transcription factor, giving the protein MQQQLTNNITKAISCLFLLFSLLSGMSLYAFSKEYCFKHYTINSGLSQNTVYAIFQDRQGFMWFGTKDGLNRFDGNTFKTFRFPLESDLSDNVFRRILQTPDDNLWVATDQGVYIYNPKKETFTRFAKQTDDRKSIAGRVSDMVADNDGDIWIAVEEKGVFHYTLRTEKLLFYPISQNKKGSLNLLTLCAGKNGDMWVLPYAQPFLRINKKTKSISKFSLPSAPQLLYQLGEVSAAVITPFNELILATSQKGVISINTLSGTYKTLLGKDNQGNTLFARALLPLGDKTLWIGTESGIYIYDTASGQYTNLQHDHAIAHSLSDNAIYSLYKDRHNGIWIGTYFGGVNYYPNLNAGFELFYALNNSNSISGNRVREFCKASDNHLWIGTEDKGLNLFDPATRAFLPIPTALKNLYTNIHALYNDSDRYLWISTFSKGLNRYDLHTGKLTTYTQFDSPPTIVQNSVFALCKDKHNTLWIGTLSGINTFNTLTEQFTTVKQFDGIAVQDIKQLSDGNIYVATFHKGLFVYNPATDHWQHFLHNPKDPRSLPYDKTTSLFEDSKKQIWITTEGAGFARFNPQNASFTPFNTLNGLANDVVYQIQEDNEGYLWLSTNGGIIRFNPAAQTFKNYTIHNGLKTNQFNYKSSYKEDDGTLYFGSVDGFVRFHPATFEEINHNPSLAFTDFLVNNYPVSPSNAHSPLQQSIQYTQAVTLPYDKNAIELQYALLDYTGINVKNIIYRLEGYDTQWHTPQHNTIQYTHLPYGTYRLLIAFAGEDSAEHEVIKSLTIRIERPFYRTWWAYLSYVLCAIALLAAVVYYMHRQGVKRQKQKMKRFEKDKEKELYASKIDFFTNIAHEIRTPLSLIKAPLENVLKEKNLPDEVVDNLIIMDKNTDRLLYLTNQLLDFRKTEANLYVLDLKVHNITSLVRETAARFTSFAEQQQMQLHLSLPEKELFAQVDKEAFTKIISNLLSNALKYGKTYAKVSLSYTDDTQNTFQFSLENDGALILNKYVKEIFKTFVQIDNQNPEKIVSGTGIGLALAKSLAELMKGRITYSNAAQTNLFTLTLPVGNLTEEVAEPPLSEKPRKKKSSERPTLLIVEDDLQMKNFLSSYLSKQYTTLGATNGKEALQRLATSAIDLIISDVMMPEMDGFALTEHIKSNLETSHIPIILLTAKVNNQSKIKGYEVGADAYIEKPFSTEVLNARIKALLQNRKHLQEAFIKNPQIGVMSIATTQSDKQFIQKLDTLIQEHLSDPDFNVEEIAGQFYMSRASFYRKIKGVLGLTPNEYIRIERLKKAALLLSEKKYKINEICYRVGFNSPSYFAKCFQQQFGVLPKAFLENE
- a CDS encoding glycoside hydrolase family 43 protein, whose amino-acid sequence is MRQFNFICAITAVLMAACSNTKSSTEEIKPPASQVLVPLADPFIMLYNDTYYAYGTAAEDGIEVLTSKDLKTWKRTANSKHKLALYKDDVYGNHSFWAPEVYYVNSKFYMYYSAEEHIAVATADSPLGPFTQTVKKPMLEGEKAIDNTLFIDDDGTPYMFFSRFNDGLNIWVAQLEPDLTTLKSETLHPCIHLSQQWEKVWPRVNEGAFVIKHKGLYYLTYSANSYESPFYGIGCATASNPMGEWTKYPDNPLLQKPKGLVGVGHSATFKDKDGNLKIVFHAHSSENEIHPRKMYITSAHFETRNGVDRLVIDPNYQTPTLITH